Proteins from a genomic interval of Diospyros lotus cultivar Yz01 chromosome 6, ASM1463336v1, whole genome shotgun sequence:
- the LOC127803337 gene encoding uncharacterized protein LOC127803337 isoform X3, whose amino-acid sequence MANPANTVKTETSDARHRGRRATPRPSLPPPSPFSVHRHRPSDRSIGLSVSKMKKEEEGETDIVGDSQTNDAVPDDSISKELDGEVLLGQMDSRGAPEIGTAPPE is encoded by the exons ATGGCGAACCCAGCGAACACGGTGAAAACAGAAACCAGCGACGCGCGCCATCGGGGACGACGAGCGACGCCACGGCCGTCGCTGCCACCGCCTTCTCCCTTCTCCGTTCATCGCCATCGACCTAGCG ACCGCAGTATCGGACTCTCAGTTagcaaaatgaagaaagaagaagaaggggagaCTGATATTGTTGGAGACTCTCAGACGAATGATGCCGTCCCAG ACGACTCTATATCGAAGGAACTAGATGGTGAAGTACTATTAGGACAGATGGACTCAAGAGGAGCACCGGAAATTG GTACGGCTCCACCAGAGTGA
- the LOC127803337 gene encoding uncharacterized protein LOC127803337 isoform X2 translates to MANPANTVKTETSDARHRGRRATPRPSLPPPSPFSVHRHRPSDRSIGLSVSKMKKEEEGETDIVGDSQTNDAVPDDSISKELDGEVLLGQMDSRGAPEIELEMQQVRLHQSDGLLDTSSIENDGGEISQWWSKKSTVQAMTKELTTKDAVDGRGGSD, encoded by the exons ATGGCGAACCCAGCGAACACGGTGAAAACAGAAACCAGCGACGCGCGCCATCGGGGACGACGAGCGACGCCACGGCCGTCGCTGCCACCGCCTTCTCCCTTCTCCGTTCATCGCCATCGACCTAGCG ACCGCAGTATCGGACTCTCAGTTagcaaaatgaagaaagaagaagaaggggagaCTGATATTGTTGGAGACTCTCAGACGAATGATGCCGTCCCAG ACGACTCTATATCGAAGGAACTAGATGGTGAAGTACTATTAGGACAGATGGACTCAAGAGGAGCACCGGAAATTG AATTGGAAATGCAACAGGTACGGCTCCACCAGAGTGATGGTTTGTTGGACACATCATCAATTGAAAATG ACGGAGGAGAAATTAGTCAATGGTGGAGTAAGAAGTCGACAGTGCAAGCGATGACGAAagaattgacaacgaaagatgCAGTCGACGGTAGAGGAGGAAGCGATTGA